The Aethina tumida isolate Nest 87 chromosome 6, icAetTumi1.1, whole genome shotgun sequence genome has a segment encoding these proteins:
- the LOC109597804 gene encoding putative fatty acyl-CoA reductase CG8306: MSSSQGVKGFYRGKDVFITGASGFLGLTLLEKLLRTIPDHGTIYLLLRPKKGKEIHERLDDIKKNKIFEPLLKDKTVESVFANVKAVAGDVGQENLGLSPADRQLLTANVNVIFHSAATLDFGENLRSTVNINLLGTRRVTQLAKDCTKLQVLVHVSSAYVNSWRLEAEEVIYPLTYNPDELIKLVENINDEELDAKTPSILGEHPNTYTITKHMAEHEIQKIEEQVPCTIVRPSMILGVWKDPIPGWTISKNGPPGFFMGAAKGVVRRLPVAKDLIYDYVPVDIVVNTLIVAGFHAAVSEAKKVEIYQATSSTRNPFCWASVEDRVNDMLHEFPVKSAVWYPYLKLLPSVGWFKISAFFVHFLPALILDRILSLTGGRPILVRLHRNINTSLDRLAKFIFTEWKFPAVNTQKLQKWLNEQDQNDFNVDLTQLKWPEFFTQMVKGARIYLNNEPMKNLAAAKTKDKILLVVHYITQALIFSLIWYIFALILNLSMSKAAFVVPITYVLFSLL; encoded by the exons ATGTCTTCGTCGCAAGGCGTGAAAGGTTTCTACCGGGGCAAGGACGTCTTCATAACCGGAGCGTCCGGATTTTTGGGCCTGACCTTACTGGAAAAACTGCTGAGGACTATTCCGGACCATGGCACCATTTATTTGCTTCTGCGTCCGAAAAAAGGCAAAGAAATCCACGAACGTTTGGACGACATCAAAAAGAACAAGATCTTTGAACCTTTACTGAAGGACAAAACCGTCGAGTCG gtGTTTGCCAACGTGAAAGCTGTGGCAGGAGATGTGGGACAAGAAAACTTGGGGCTGTCCCCCGCCGACCGTCAACTATTAACAGCCAACGTCAACGTGATCTTCCACTCGGCGGCCACGTTGGACTTCGGCGAAAACCTCCGCTCCACCGTCAACATAAATCTGCTGGGAACCAGACGCGTCACCCAATTAGCCAAAGACTGCACCAAACTTCAGGTGCTCGTGCACGTAAGCAGCGCCTACGTGAACTCGTGGCGTCTGGAGGCAGAAGAGGTCATCTACCCATTGACCTACAATCCCGACGAACTGATCAAGCTGGTGGAGAACATCAACGATGAGGAACTTGACGCCAAGACGCCGAGCATCCTCGGTGAGCACCCTAACACCTACACCATCACCAAACACATGGCGGAGCACGAGATACAGAAGATCGAGGAACAAGTGCCGTGCACCATTGTTCGGCCCAGCATGA TCTTGGGAGTTTGGAAGGACCCAATACCTGGCTGGACTATCAGTAAAAATGGACCTCCTGGTTTCTTCATGGGAGCTGCCAAGGGTGTTGTCCGCCGTTTGCCGGTTgccaaagatttaatttacgaCTATGTTCCCGTTGACATCGTTGTAAACACGCTTATTGTCGCCGGATTTCATGCAG CTGTCTCTGAAGCAAAGAAGGTAGAAATCTATCAGGCAACCTCAAGCACAAGAAACCCATTCTGTTGGGCATCAGTGGAGGACAGAGTGAACGACATGTTGCACGAGTTCCCGGTGAAATCAGCCGTTTGGTACCCCTATTTGAAACTGTTGCCTTCGGTCGGTTGGTTCAAGATTTCCGCATTCTTCGTCCACTTCCTCCCCGCCTTAATACTGGATAGGATTCTGAGCCTGACCGGTGGTAGACCGAT TTTGGTACGCCTACACAGGAACATAAACACATCGTTGGACAGGTTGGCCAAGTTCATCTTCACCGAATGGAAGTTCCCGGCCGTCAACAcgcaaaaattacaaaaatggtTGAACGAACAGGATCAGAACGATTTTAACGTCGACCTGACGCAGCTGAAGTGGCCGGAGTTCTTCACGCAGATGGTCAAAGGGGCGAGGATTTATCTTAACAACGAACCAATGAAAAATCTGGCTGCAGCCAAGACCAAAgataaaat ATTGTTGGTGGTCCACTACATAACGCAGGCGTTGATTTT
- the LOC109597801 gene encoding phosphoglucomutase: MASLKSTIVPTTPYSDQKPGTSGLRKKVKVFQQEHYTENFIQCIFDALGTKAHNSTLIVGGDGRYYLKEAISHIIRIAAANQVSKLIIGENGILSTPAVSNLIRKNKVTGGILLTASHNPGGINNDFGIKYNCENGGPAPDAVTNNIFELSKKITQFKYVPDLTTCGLIDKLGVHKFTVDDREFTVEVIDSVQAYVDLMKEIFDFGAIRSLIQGDEKHAPFNVLIDSMHGVTGRYVNKIFVDELGADANKNVTRTNTLEDFGGGHPDPNLTYAKSLVDTLKANPTYDLGAAFDGDGDRNMILGKSAFFVTPSDSLAVIANNTQCIPYFRKHGVNGFARSMPTAGAVDRVALKLGKEFFETPTGWKYFGNLMDAGRMSLCGEESFGTGSDHIREKDGVWAVLAWLQIIAAKRMGVEGILNEHWCTYGRNYFTRYDYEECESKGANDMMETLEAKLGELPGQVLSSGGKSYTVSVADNFCYKDPIDCSVAKNQGIRVLFEDGSRLVYRLSGTGSSGATIRLYVDSYEKSDFKESAQVILKPLVDIALQLSQLEKFTGRKEPTVIT; this comes from the exons ATGGCTTCACTAAAGTCTACAATCGTCCCAACCACCCCCTACTCGGACCAGAAGCCGGGAACCAGCGGTCTGAGGAAAAAAGTCAAGGTGTTCCAACAGGAGCACTACACCGAGAACTTCATCCAGTGCATTTTCGACGCTCTTGGCACCAAAGCCCATAATTCCACTTTAATTGTTGGTGGTGACGGACGTTATTATCTCAAGGAAGCTATTTCGCATATCATTAGAATTGCAGCAGCTAATCAG GTCTCCAAATTGATAATTGGAGAAAATGGTATCCTCTCAACTCCAGCAGTTTCAAATCTAATCAGAAAAAACAAAGTAACAG GTGGCATCCTGCTCACTGCTTCCCACAACCCTGGTGGCATCAACAACGACTTCGGCATCAAGTACAACTGCGAGAATGGCGGCCCCGCCCCCGACGCCGTCACCAACAACATCTTCGAGCTGAGCAAGAAAATCACCCAGTTCAAATACGTCCCCGATTTAACAACCTGCGGATTAATAGACAAACTTGGCGTCCACAAATTCACT GTCGACGATCGTGAATTCACAGTGGAAGTAATCGATTCGGTTCAGGCTTACGTGGATTTAATGAAAGAGATTTTCGATTTTGGGGCCATCAGGAGCTTGATACAAGGCGATGAGAAACACGCACCATTTAACGTTCTGATCGACTCCATGCACGGcg TGACTGGCAGatatgtaaacaaaatattcgtGGACGAGCTGGGCGCCGACGCCAACAAAAACGTGACGCGTACCAACACGCTAGAGGACTTCGGCGGCGGCCACCCCGACCCCAACTTGACCTACGCCAAGTCTCTCGTCGACACCCTGAAGGCCAACCCAACATACGATCTGGGCGCCGCTTTTGACGGCGACGGCGACCGAAACATGATACTCGGCAAATCGGCGTTCTTCGTCACGCCCTCCGACAGTCTCGCCGTTATTGCCAACAACACTCAATGCATCCCGTACTTCCGCAAGCACGGCGTTAACGGATTCGCACGATCCATGCCGACGGCCGGGGCTGTCGACCGAGTGGCCCTGAAGTTGGGCAAGGAGTTCTTCGAGACGCCCACCGGCTGGAAGTACTTCGGTAATCTGATGGACGCCGGCAGGATGTCGTTGTGCGGCGAGGAGAGCTTCGGCACCGGTTCGGATCACATTCGGGAGAAGGACGGTGTGTGGGCGGTGCTTGCCTGGCTGCAGATTATCGCTGCCAAGAGGATGGGAGTTGAAGGAATATTGAACGAGCACTGGTGCACGTACGGCAGGAACTACTTCACCCGGTACGATTATGAGGAGTGCGAGAGCAAAGGGGCTAACGATATGATGGAGACTTTGGAGGCTAAACTCGGCGAGTTGCCCGGACAAGTCTTGAGTTCCGGAGGCAAAAGCTACACCGTCAGCGTAGCTGACAACTTCTGTTATAAGGATCCAATTGATTGTAGTGTTGCCAAAAATCAA gGAATCAGAGTATTGTTCGAGGATGGGTCAAGATTGGTTTACAGACTGTCAGGTACTGGAAGCAGTGGTGCTACAATAAGATTATATGTTGATAGCTACGAAAAGAGCGATTTCAAGGAGTCTGCACAG gttaTTCTAAAACCATTGGTTGATATAGCTCTGCAGCTCTCTCAGTTGGAAAAATTCACTGGCAGGAAGGAGCCAACTGTTATCACATAA
- the LOC109597851 gene encoding cytochrome P450 307a1-like, whose protein sequence is MLTLKMLHGVLVMSPLTTFLLLVTFLVLLLLIVVLVQEKKQKRKLQLEKEQEGKPKLLEPPTPFKLPVIGHLHLVGGYEVPYQAFTEIGRKYGDVVKLQLGTVKCVVVNGQKNIREALVTRGHHFDSRPDFQRYRELFSGDKENSLAFCDWSETQRTRRDMLKAHTFPRSFTSNFFTLETLITKYATTLISKIETDKPFGVKPLVLETCANIFTNHFCSKGFEYGDESFKKLIENFDDIFNEVNQGYAADFLPFLMPLHRNNLRRINGLTHEIRSIILDKVIEDRYDNYNGEQPKDYVESLIQYVKNNKDFSWNTALFALEDILGGHSAVGNFLVKLFAFLANEPHVQKKIQKEIDEKIGTRDITIFDKSLTPYTEATVFEAVRLIASPIVPRVANQTSSIGEYLVEKGTVLFLNNYDLSVSDKLWDKPQEFIPERFIKENRLFKPEHFLPFGGGRRSCMGYKMVQLISFGLLGRLMQKFTIEADDKFKIPIGSLALPMDTFKFRFVRR, encoded by the exons ATGTTGACGTTGAAGATGTTGCACGGTGTCTTGGTCATGTCTCCATTAACCACGTTCCTGCTCCTGGTCACCTTTCTCGTTTTGCTCCTGCTGATTGTCGTGCTGGTCCAAGAGAAGAAACAGAAACGAAAGTTGCAGCTGGAGAAGGAGCAAGAGGGAAAGCCGAAGCTGTTGGAACCGCCGACTCCGTTCAAGCTTCCTGTTATCGGTCACTTGCATCTGGTCGGAGGTTACGAGGTACCGTACCAGGCGTTCACGGAGATCGGACGGAAATACGGTGACGTGGTGAAGCTGCAGCTCGGTACCGTGAAATGCGTTGTGGTAAACGGCCAGAAGAACATACGCGAAGCTTTGGTCACCCGGGGACACCACTTCGATTCCAGGCCCGACTTCCAGAGGTACCGTGAACTCTTCAGCGGCGACAAAGAGAACT cCCTAGCTTTCTGCGATTGGTCCGAGACACAAAGAACAAGAAGGGACATGTTGAAGGCCCACACGTTCCCTCGCTCCTTCACCAGCAACTTCTTCACTCTTGAAACACTGATCACCAAATATGCCACCACTTTAATATCGAAAATCGAAACCGACAAGCCATTCGGAGTCAAGCCTTTGGTCTTGGAGACGTGCGCCAACATTTTCACCAATCATTTTTGTAGCAAGGGCTTCGAATACGGGGACGAAAGTTTCAAGAAGCTGATCGAGAACTTTGACGACATTTTCAACGAGGTGAATCAGGGATACGCAGCCGATTTCCTGCCCTTTTTGATGCCCTTGCACAGGAACAACTTGAGGCGTATCAACGGATTGACGCACGAAATACGAAGCATAATTCTGGACAAAGTCATCGAGGACAGATACGACAACTACAACGGGGAACAGCCGAAAGACTACGTTGAAAGTTTAATCCAGTACGTCAAAAACAACAAAGATTTTAGTTGGAACACAGCACTTTTTGCTCTGGAAGACATCTTGGGTGGGCACAGCGCCGTTGGTAACTTTTTGGTGAAGCTCTTCGCCTTTTTGGCCAACGAACCACACGTACAGAAGAAGATACAGAAGGAAATAGACGAGAAAATCGGCACGAGGGACATCACAATCTTTGACAAGTCACTAACTCCGTACACTGAAGCTACCGTCTTCGAGGCTGTCAGACTGATAGCTTCACCCATCGTTCCCAGAGTTGCCAATCAAACAAGCTCAATCGGAG AATATTTAGTAGAAAAAGGTACGGTACTCTTTCTAAACAACTACGACCTGAGCGTTTCGGATAAGTTATGGGACAAACCACAGGAATTCATACCTGAACGTTTCATAAAAGAAAACAGGCTATTCAAACCGGAACACTTTCTCCCATTTGGTGGAGGAAGACGAAGTTGTATGGGTTACAAGATGGTGCAGCTGATTAGCTTCGGATTGTTGGGAAGGTTGATGCAGAAGTTTACCATTGAAGCGGATGACAAGTTTAAGATTCCAATTGGTTCTTTAGCTCTACCCATggatacttttaaatttaggttTGTCAGGagatag